The Brassica oleracea var. oleracea cultivar TO1000 chromosome C6, BOL, whole genome shotgun sequence genome includes a region encoding these proteins:
- the LOC106299162 gene encoding ACD11 homolog protein-like → MEKDMIEDARFNTPLLVITEAFEELADLLKPRRQKRGEISRNDVVSNDGLRLDAFCSACTHVSVLFGCLGFAFKFAEMEYVSKVRDLVEASKTFDTLHNIIDLDVMNQTVKTQGSYSRNLRRVRLGLDLIRAIFEQFLMTNEYYSLKDAATKAYTQVCAPFHTWAVRTAVYAGMHTLPTRDQLLLRLNETDQSVEKNMRRYMEASRPIIEYIDKLYIDRNIKLDW, encoded by the exons ATGGAGAAAGACATGATCGAGGACGCTAGATTCAACACGCCGTTGTTGGTTATCACGGAGGCTTTCGAGGAACTGGCAGATTTGCTTAAACCACGGAGGCAAAAACGCGGTGAGATCAGCAGAAACGACGTCGTATCAAACGATGGATTAAGGCTCGATGCGTTTTGCAGTGCGTGTACTCACGTCTCTGTTCTCTTCGGCTGCCTTGGCTTCGCCTTCAAATTCGCTGAGATGGAGTACGTCTCCAAG GTTAGAGATTTGGTGGAAGCGTCAAAAACGTTTGATACGTTACATAACATTATTGATCTAGATGTTATGAATCAAACGGTTAAGACACAAGGAAGCTATTCACGAAATCTCCGACGTGTTAGACTAGGTTTAGATTTGATCCGAGCCATCTTCGAACAATTCTTGATGACGAACGAGTACTATTCTTTGAAAGACGCTGCAACAAAAGCTTACACACAAGTATGCGCACCGTTTCACACGTGGGCCGTTAGAACAGCTGTTTACGCTGGAATGCATACACTTCCGACAAGGGACCAGCTTCTGTTACGACTTAATGAAACAG ATCAATCTGTGGAGAAGAACATGAGGAGATACATGGAAGCTTCGAGGCCGATTATAGAGTATATTGACAAGCTTTACATTGATAGGAACATTAAACTGGATTGGTAG
- the LOC106300058 gene encoding uncharacterized protein LOC106300058 isoform X1: MAWWSETMSYCGWNERHVRNAKGKVEARYYLERKDGGVDLAVVGRVKSSSKRMSFRYALKKNHSVLKKLGSVEDVKGWLDSIVSGEMPHLADVPATTMTEQAAGGFNIRTSMSGKYQKPIHPTIDFSWMGSSWTCRKRRRHYPSFSRNGVKVSVNDFVYVLAEQNKRLVAYLEDLYEDSKGNKMVVVRWFHKTDEVGVVLSDETVDREIFFSLCLQDIKIECIDGLATVLSPQHYDKFLKLPMSVQLPPFFCQKIYGDDGLKPYDITQLQAYWRQEMLRYLNVSNIKSGEGAQTLGTDSATGASLVGCVGIRSKRRRSADGITDDCKASPDSVDVEALEASMCKEEKDGYYLKKGSLIEVLSQDSGIRGCWLKALIVKKHKDKVKVQYQDITDADDESKKLEEWILASRVADSDHLGLRTAGRKIVRPVLKPSNENNVWVVGVGMPVDVWWCDGWWEGIVVEKVSEEKFEVYLPGEKKISSFHRSDLRQSIEWSADEWVHINSRSDLVSSGLSLMKENEVEVKHDEKLSEVVVMSPKGEAKPTISLPVATSDKPSTKQPVPDLLKDVLVSALNWEPSKKRKRTASYCKHKPSATEGLSRERSLDCKKCSSMGDSLFSSSVVGWRKRNRIVSCCPHKPSLTDGFSCEKPLDCENGKFMGDSVFGSSVGQPLTGLVMSR, encoded by the exons ATGGCGTGGTGGTCGGAAACGATGTCGTATTGCGGGTGGAACGAGCGGCATGTGAGGAACGCGAAGGGGAAGGTGGAGGCTCGTTATTATCTGGAGAGGAAAGACGGAGGTGTAGATCTGGCTGTTGTAGGGAGGGTGAAGAGCTCTTCTAAGCGCATGTCGTTTAGGTACGCCTTGAAGAAGAATCACTCCGTCTTGAAGAAGCTTGGTTCGGTAGAAGACGTCAAGGGTTGGCTCGATTCGATTGTTTCGG GTGAGATGCCTCATCTAGCAGATGTACCGGCTACTACCATGACTGAACAAGCTGCTGGAGGATTCAACATTCGCACTTCTATG AGTGGTAAATATCAAAAGCCTATTCATCCGACCATTGATTTTTCCTGGATGGGTTCGTCTTGGACTTGCAGGAAACGGCGTAGGCATTATCCGTCTTTCTCCCGGAACGGTGTCAAAGTCTCG GTGAATGATTTTGTGTATGTTTTAGCGGAGCAAAACAAGAGACTCGTCGCGTACTTGGAAGACCTTTATGAGGATTCCAAAGGCAACAAGATGGTCGTGGTACGATGGTTTCACAAAACTGATGAAGTTGGTGTTGTTTTGTCTGATGAAACTGTTGACAGAGAGATTTTCTTTTCTCTTTGTCTTCAAGATATCAAAATCGAATGCATAGATGGATTGGCCACTGTCCTCAGTCCTCAGCATTATGATAAATTTCTCAAGTTGCCAATGTCTGTTCAGCTACCACCTTTCTTCTGCCAGAAAATATATGGAGATGATGGTTTAAAGCCGTATGACATCACGCAGTTACAAGCCTACTGGAGACAAGAAATGCTAAGATACTTGAATGTTTCCAATATTAAGTCGGGTGAAGGTGCTCAGACACTTGGCACTGACTCAGCAACAGGAGCTTCTCTTGTTGGCTGTGTTGGAATTAGATCCAAACGGCGCCGTTCTGCAGATGGCATCACAGATGACTGCAAAGCTAGCCCTGATTCTGTTGACGTGGAGGCTTTAGAAGCTTCTATGTGCAAGGAAGAAAAAGATGGTTATTACCTAAAAAAGGGTTCTCTGATTGAAGTTCTTTCCCAAGATAGTGGCATCAGAGGTTGTTGGTTGAAGGCTTTGATAGTGAAGAAACACAAGGACAAGGTTAAGGTCCAGTACCAAGACATTACGGATGCAGATGATGAATCTAAAAAGCTAGAG GAGTGGATTTTGGCATCTCGTGTTGCTGATAGCGATCACCTGGGTCTTAGAACCGCAGGACGGAAGATAGTACGCCCAGTTCTGAAGCCCAGCAACGAAAATAATGTATGGGTTGTCGGTGTTGGTATGCCTGTGGATGTGTGGTGGTGTGATGGATGGTGGGAAGGGATCGTGGTGGAGAAAGTTTCAGAAGAGAAATTTGAAGTTTACCTGCCAG GTGAAAAGAAAATATCTTCCTTCCATCGCAGTGATCTTAGACAGTCTATAGAATGGTCGGCAGATGAGTGGGTACACATAAATTCAAGATCTGATCTCGTGAGTTCTGGCCTATCCTTGATGAAGGAGAACGAGGTCGAGGTGAAACATGATGAAAAGCTATCTGAAGTTGTTGTGATGTCACCAAAGGGTGAAGCTAAACCCACCATCTCTCTTCCGGTAGCTACATCCGATAAGCCATCTACTAAGCAGCCAGTTCCAGATCTTCTAAAAGACGTCTTAGTCTCTGCTTTAAACTGGGAGCCATCGAAGAAGCGGAAAAGAACTGCCAGTTACTGCAAACACAAGCCTAGCGCGACTGAAGGTTTGTCGCGTGAAAGATCCTTGGATTGTAAGAAGTGCAGTTCCATGGGAGATTCTCTGTTTAGCTCTTCCGTTGTTGGCTGGAGGAAGCGTAATCGAATTGTTAGTTGCTGCCCCCACAAGCCTAGCCTAACTGATGGTTTCTCTTGTGAAAAGCCCTTGGACTGTGAGAACGGCAAGTTCATGGGAGACTCCGTGTTCGGCTCCTCGGTTGGGCAGCCTTTGACTGGTCTAGTAATGTCAAGATGA
- the LOC106300058 gene encoding uncharacterized protein LOC106300058 isoform X2, with the protein MPHLADVPATTMTEQAAGGFNIRTSMSGKYQKPIHPTIDFSWMGSSWTCRKRRRHYPSFSRNGVKVSVNDFVYVLAEQNKRLVAYLEDLYEDSKGNKMVVVRWFHKTDEVGVVLSDETVDREIFFSLCLQDIKIECIDGLATVLSPQHYDKFLKLPMSVQLPPFFCQKIYGDDGLKPYDITQLQAYWRQEMLRYLNVSNIKSGEGAQTLGTDSATGASLVGCVGIRSKRRRSADGITDDCKASPDSVDVEALEASMCKEEKDGYYLKKGSLIEVLSQDSGIRGCWLKALIVKKHKDKVKVQYQDITDADDESKKLEEWILASRVADSDHLGLRTAGRKIVRPVLKPSNENNVWVVGVGMPVDVWWCDGWWEGIVVEKVSEEKFEVYLPGEKKISSFHRSDLRQSIEWSADEWVHINSRSDLVSSGLSLMKENEVEVKHDEKLSEVVVMSPKGEAKPTISLPVATSDKPSTKQPVPDLLKDVLVSALNWEPSKKRKRTASYCKHKPSATEGLSRERSLDCKKCSSMGDSLFSSSVVGWRKRNRIVSCCPHKPSLTDGFSCEKPLDCENGKFMGDSVFGSSVGQPLTGLVMSR; encoded by the exons ATGCCTCATCTAGCAGATGTACCGGCTACTACCATGACTGAACAAGCTGCTGGAGGATTCAACATTCGCACTTCTATG AGTGGTAAATATCAAAAGCCTATTCATCCGACCATTGATTTTTCCTGGATGGGTTCGTCTTGGACTTGCAGGAAACGGCGTAGGCATTATCCGTCTTTCTCCCGGAACGGTGTCAAAGTCTCG GTGAATGATTTTGTGTATGTTTTAGCGGAGCAAAACAAGAGACTCGTCGCGTACTTGGAAGACCTTTATGAGGATTCCAAAGGCAACAAGATGGTCGTGGTACGATGGTTTCACAAAACTGATGAAGTTGGTGTTGTTTTGTCTGATGAAACTGTTGACAGAGAGATTTTCTTTTCTCTTTGTCTTCAAGATATCAAAATCGAATGCATAGATGGATTGGCCACTGTCCTCAGTCCTCAGCATTATGATAAATTTCTCAAGTTGCCAATGTCTGTTCAGCTACCACCTTTCTTCTGCCAGAAAATATATGGAGATGATGGTTTAAAGCCGTATGACATCACGCAGTTACAAGCCTACTGGAGACAAGAAATGCTAAGATACTTGAATGTTTCCAATATTAAGTCGGGTGAAGGTGCTCAGACACTTGGCACTGACTCAGCAACAGGAGCTTCTCTTGTTGGCTGTGTTGGAATTAGATCCAAACGGCGCCGTTCTGCAGATGGCATCACAGATGACTGCAAAGCTAGCCCTGATTCTGTTGACGTGGAGGCTTTAGAAGCTTCTATGTGCAAGGAAGAAAAAGATGGTTATTACCTAAAAAAGGGTTCTCTGATTGAAGTTCTTTCCCAAGATAGTGGCATCAGAGGTTGTTGGTTGAAGGCTTTGATAGTGAAGAAACACAAGGACAAGGTTAAGGTCCAGTACCAAGACATTACGGATGCAGATGATGAATCTAAAAAGCTAGAG GAGTGGATTTTGGCATCTCGTGTTGCTGATAGCGATCACCTGGGTCTTAGAACCGCAGGACGGAAGATAGTACGCCCAGTTCTGAAGCCCAGCAACGAAAATAATGTATGGGTTGTCGGTGTTGGTATGCCTGTGGATGTGTGGTGGTGTGATGGATGGTGGGAAGGGATCGTGGTGGAGAAAGTTTCAGAAGAGAAATTTGAAGTTTACCTGCCAG GTGAAAAGAAAATATCTTCCTTCCATCGCAGTGATCTTAGACAGTCTATAGAATGGTCGGCAGATGAGTGGGTACACATAAATTCAAGATCTGATCTCGTGAGTTCTGGCCTATCCTTGATGAAGGAGAACGAGGTCGAGGTGAAACATGATGAAAAGCTATCTGAAGTTGTTGTGATGTCACCAAAGGGTGAAGCTAAACCCACCATCTCTCTTCCGGTAGCTACATCCGATAAGCCATCTACTAAGCAGCCAGTTCCAGATCTTCTAAAAGACGTCTTAGTCTCTGCTTTAAACTGGGAGCCATCGAAGAAGCGGAAAAGAACTGCCAGTTACTGCAAACACAAGCCTAGCGCGACTGAAGGTTTGTCGCGTGAAAGATCCTTGGATTGTAAGAAGTGCAGTTCCATGGGAGATTCTCTGTTTAGCTCTTCCGTTGTTGGCTGGAGGAAGCGTAATCGAATTGTTAGTTGCTGCCCCCACAAGCCTAGCCTAACTGATGGTTTCTCTTGTGAAAAGCCCTTGGACTGTGAGAACGGCAAGTTCATGGGAGACTCCGTGTTCGGCTCCTCGGTTGGGCAGCCTTTGACTGGTCTAGTAATGTCAAGATGA
- the LOC106300059 gene encoding 30S ribosomal protein 3-1, chloroplastic-like, with product MMSSMALHSSLSSASLCSSFISQHPKLSIKASPSFLNQSTNPISLNRRTVALAAPETLTSEPVTGIDTSDTPQPKKVVNQQDEKARVVLKFVWMEKNIGLGLDQHVPGHGTIPLSPYFFWPRKDAWEELKTTLEAKPWISQKKMIILLNQATDIINLWQQSGGNLTSQ from the exons ATGATGTCATCAATGGCACTCCACTCATCTCTCTCGTCTGCTTCCCTCTGCTCTTCTTTCATCTCTCAACATCCAAAACTCTCCATCAAAGCTTCACCCTCGTTCCTTAACCAGTCCACCAATCCCATTTCTCTAAACCGGAGAACCGTGGCTCTTGCAGCTCCAGAGACACTCACTTCTGAACCAGTCACCGGCATTGATACTTCCGACACTCCACAACCAAAAAAG GTGGTGAATCAACAAGATGAGAAGGCAAGAGTGGTTCTTAAGTTTGTGTGGATGGAGAAGAACATAGGATTAGGATTGGACCAGCATGTCCCTGGACATGGGACAATCCCACTGAGTCCTTACTTCTTCTGGCCAAGAAAAGATGCTTGGGAAGAGCTCAAGACTACTCTCGAAGCTAAGCCATGGATCTCTCAGAAGAAGATGATTATTCTCCTTAATCAAGCTACTGACATCATCAATCTCTGGCAACAAAGTGGCGGCAATTTAACTTCCCAATAA